The Mycolicibacterium neworleansense sequence CCCGTACCCAGATTGACTTTCATTTACGGCTCCTTATCGGGCGATTTGTGCACGTTCACGCGCCGTGGGCGTTGGTGGGCGTGCACAAATCACTGGATGTCGGTGGGCTCTCCGGTGCCCATGTACTTGGAAAGTTGGTAGTGCAGGTTGACCGTGCTGCGTTCGCGATAGGGATTAGGCAGAGTTCCCGGGAAACCCGCCGATTTCATCCCCTGTTGCACCGCCGCCATATTCGAGAAATCCTGCGGCAGCACCGACAGCCAGTTCGGTGAGTCCTTCGGGGTGTAGGCCCACTCGGTCTGCGGCTCTTCACCTTTGGGATACAGCTCGAAGACGGCGACCTCGAAGATGCACTTGTCCGGGTTGTAGCTCGGATCGGGGCGCGCGCTGTAGCACAGCGCGCTGGTCAGACCCTGCCCCACTTGGAAGTTCGGGAAGATCTGCCAGGCCGTGCCGCTCTGCCCCAGGATGTCGGGCGGGATGGTCGGCCAGATCACGCCGCGCGCCTCGTCGTCGCGGCGGGCCGAGGCCAGCCAGTGCTGCAACACCTCGTCGGCGGGGGTGCCCTCGGGCAGTTCGTCGACCAGTCGCTTGGCGGCATTCACCAGTGTGTTCGTCGTCGTCGCATTGGTCTCTTCCATGGTGTACACCTGCATCTCGGCGGTGGAGATGCGCGGATCACCGGTGCCCAGGCGGATCTTGGACTTGGTCTCGTCCATACCTTTCGGCGCGTCGTACCCGATGTTGCTGTGCTTGCCCTGCGCCTTCGCCCAGCCCTTGAACTCGCCGAACTGGTTGAACTCCGGGTGCGTGGTGAACACGTGGTACGTCTCGTTGAAGGCCTCCATCGCGACCTTCCAATTGCAGTCGAAGTACAACCACTTGCGCCACTTGTAGCGCATGTTCTCCAACCCGAACGGGTCGAGGATCTTGGCCGCCGGGTACAGGTAGTCGATCAGCGGCTCACAGTGCGGGTCCATGTTGATGAACAGCCACCCGCCCCAGGTATCCACCTGCACGGGCGCCAGGTGCGTGTTGCTCGCAGTGAGT is a genomic window containing:
- a CDS encoding aromatic ring-hydroxylating oxygenase subunit alpha translates to MAHTESDLDAAMEVDAEPDDSTGVIAEDLSAPTTIPVEAYISADYARAERDRLWRKVWQQVGRVEEIPEIGSYLTYDILDDSIIVVRTGPNEFTAHHNVCMHRGRKLIDNPEGAKNATGRARKSFVCGFHGWTYGLDGACTHIREQDDWQGKLTASNTHLAPVQVDTWGGWLFINMDPHCEPLIDYLYPAAKILDPFGLENMRYKWRKWLYFDCNWKVAMEAFNETYHVFTTHPEFNQFGEFKGWAKAQGKHSNIGYDAPKGMDETKSKIRLGTGDPRISTAEMQVYTMEETNATTTNTLVNAAKRLVDELPEGTPADEVLQHWLASARRDDEARGVIWPTIPPDILGQSGTAWQIFPNFQVGQGLTSALCYSARPDPSYNPDKCIFEVAVFELYPKGEEPQTEWAYTPKDSPNWLSVLPQDFSNMAAVQQGMKSAGFPGTLPNPYRERSTVNLHYQLSKYMGTGEPTDIQ